One window of Esox lucius isolate fEsoLuc1 chromosome 25, fEsoLuc1.pri, whole genome shotgun sequence genomic DNA carries:
- the LOC105008539 gene encoding NACHT, LRR and PYD domains-containing protein 12-like isoform X2 → MSHSGERKGTSASTINISGENNPHFEAVGHQERPDSPLPSCHQERPDSPVPSCHQDRSDSPVPSSHQERPDSPVPSSHQERPDSPVPSCLSMKSDWSMNPPIEFRDEELCNKPRVHQERPDTPVPSSHQERPDSPVPSCQSMKSDCSMNPPIELRDEELCNKPSMDQVGKCKMDSGQQRYQNLLRVQQEMKTKLKKKCQPICEGIGHHGKQSLLEDIYTDLYITEGGSGGVNKEHEVRQIEMASKRQTTQMTPITCNDIFKPKEQHHEWDLNCGLPLRKPASRSLCHDNIISMVHDQRESIEGKDASIQEFSPLVHLPDKNNKTKGLRNLTKGIAGIGKTVFVQKVILDWAGGKANQDICFMFSLPFRDLNLKKEQYSLMTLLYHYFPEIKEIDSIEDGETKTLFIFDGLDECRLPLDFKNNKKCYDVTESTSVDVLLTNLIEGNLLPSAHIWITTRPAAANQIPSECVDRVTEIQGFNDPQKEEFFRKKITDQNLATEIIKHIKASRSLHIMCHIPVFCWISASVFETMLKETEKNENPKTLTQMYSHFLLIQTSVKNKKYNKDTKTNTKELTQSDKEMIQKLAKLAFQQLQKGNLIFYEEDLRECCIDVTEASEYSSLCTEIFKDESGLNQEKVFSFVHLSIQEFLAAVHALESCLGREENVFPPTSDDDDELSLFQYFRNSDKLFNLNRSAVNQALKCQNGQLDLFLRFLMGLSLESNQKLLNGLLTQKGSSTLSNEETVKRTVEYISDKIKKESSPERIINLFYCLNELGANSLVEDMKTSLQSGTHSETNLEPHQCSALAYLFLMSEEVLEEFDMKTYRTSEKGYQRLLPIVNTCKRAVLGGCKLTYDSYKILASALLTPNCHLRELDLSYSHLDEGAVKLLCDDQTSPLCNIQTLVLPGCNLTYKSCEMLASALQTPKSHLRELDLSYNHLGDRGVKLLCAGPASPLCNTQTLDLGHCGLTEGCCSDLATVLHSPNSQLKQLELRDNDLKDSGVRLLSAGLEDPNCKLHTLGLGHCGLTEGCCSDLVSVLRSPDSKLKKLELRDNDLKDSGVRLLSAGLEDPNCKLQTLGLSGCLVKLEGCAVLALALRSNPSHLKELDLSYNHPGDIGVKLLSAGLENPDWKLENLNGDLGGEFRLKSGLRKYACDLTLDPNTTHRTLSLSERNRKVTEGKEKQYPDHPERFDTRPQVLCREGLSGRCYWEVEWTGRGADIAVTYKGINRKHASSDSHLGYNNMSWSLECDANSYTARHDNETTAIPDPSSSRFSYLYPYMLMFLFFFFTSSFVIILFSMPIWISFWFSSSRSKRVGVYLDWPAGTLSFYSVSSDKLTHLHTFHSTFTEPLYPGFMVNGSVSLCEVE, encoded by the exons ATGAGTCACtctggggagagaaaggggaccAGTGCCTCTACGATCAATATCTCTGGAGAGAACAACCCACACTTTGAAGCTGTGGG TCATCAGGAGAGACCAGACTCCCCTTTACCTAGCTGTCACCAGGAGAGACCAGACTCCCCTGTACCCAGCTGTCATCAGGACAGATCAGACTCCCCTGTACCCAGCAGTCATCAGGAGAGACCAGACTCCCCTGTACCCAGCAGTCATCAGGAGAGACCAGACTCCCCTGTACCCAGCTGTCTGTCTATGAAGAGTGATTGGTCTATGAACCCCCCCATAGAATTCAGAGATGAAGAACTCTGTAATAAACCAAG AGTTCATCAGGAGAGACCAGACACCCCTGTACCCAGCAGTCATCAGGAGAGACCAGACTCCCCTGTACCCAGCTGTCAGTCTATGAAGAGTGATTGCTCTATGAACCCCCCTATAGAACTCAGAGATGAAGAACTCTGTAATAAACCAAG TATGGACCAAGTAGGAAAGTGCAAAATGGACTCAGGACAGCAAAGAT ATCAAAACCTTCTAAGAGTCCAACAAGAAATGAAGACTAAATTAAAAAAGAAGTGTCAACCAATATGTGAGGGAATTGGACATCACGGAAAGCAATCTCTCTTAGAGGACATTTACACAGACCTCTACATCACAGAaggtggaagtggaggagtcaataaagaacatgaggtgagacagattgaAATGGCATCCAAGAGACAAACCACACAAATGACACCAATCACATGCAACGACATCTTCAAGCCAAAAGAACAACATCATGAATGGGATTTGAACTGTGGTCTCCCGCTCAGGAAACCAGCATCTAGGTCATTGTGCCATGACAACATAATCTCTATGGTCCATGATCAAAGGGAATCTATAGAAGGCAAGGATGCCTCAATACAGGAGTTTTCCCCTCTGGTACATTTGccagacaaaaataacaaaaccaaagGTTTAAGAAACCTGACAAAAGGAATCgctggaattggaaaaacagtCTTTGTGCAGAAGGTCATCCTTGACTGGGCAGGGGGAAAAGCAAATCAGGatatttgtttcatgttttctcTTCCTTTCCGTGATCTGAACTTGAAAAAGGAACAATATAGTCTGATGACACTTCTTTACCACTACTTCCCAGAGATTAAAGAGATTGACAGCATTGAAGATGGTGAAACCAAAACTCTTTTCAtttttgatggtctggatgagtgtcgACTTCCTCTAGACTTCAAAAACAATAAGAAGTGTTACGATGTCACAGAATCAACCTCAGTAGATGTGTTGCTGACAAACCTCATTGAGGGgaatctgcttccctctgctcacATCTGGATAACCACacgacctgcagcagccaatcagattcCTTCTGAGTGTGTTGACCGGGTGACAGAGATTCAAGGGTTCAATGACCCACAGAAGGAGGAGTTCTTCAGGAAGAAAATCACAGACCAGAATCTGGCCACAGAAATCATCAAACACATAAAAGCATCCAGaagcctccacatcatgtgtcacataccagtcttctgttggatatCAGCCTCTGTCTTTGAGACGATGctgaaagaaacagagaaaaatgaaaaccctAAAACTCTAACCCAGATGTATTCACACTTCTTGCTCATCCAAACTAGTGTGAAAAACAAGAAGTACaacaaagacacaaagacaaacacaaaggaACTGACTCAGTCAGACAAAGAGATGATCCAGAAACTGGCAAAGCTGGCTTTCCAACAGCTGCAGAAGGGCAACCTGATCTTCTATGAGGAGGATCTGAGAGAGTGTTGCATTGATGTGACAGAGGCATCAGAGTACTCATCACTGTGTACAGAGATCTTCAAAGATGAATCTGGGCTGAACCAAGAGAAGGTCTTCAGCTTTGTTCATCTGAGCattcaggagtttctagctGCAGTACATGCTCTGGAATCATGTCTGGGCagggaagaaaatgttttcccacccactagtgatgatgatgatgaattgtCCCTATTCCAATACTTCAGGAATTCagacaaattatttaatttaaacagaAGTGCAGTGAATCAGGCACTGAAGTGTCAAAATGGACAACTGGACCTGTTCCTCCGCTTCCTTATGGGTCTGTCTCTGGAGTCCAATCAGAAACTGTTAAACGGACTACTGACACAGAAAGGAAGTTCAACACTGAGCAATGAGGAAACAGTTAAAAGAACAGTTGAGTACATTTCAGACAAGATCAAAAAGGAATCCTCTCCAGAAAGGATCATCAACTTGTTCTACTGTCTGAATGAACTTGGTGCCAACTCTCTGGTTGAAGACATGAAGACATCCCTGCAATCAGGAACTCATTCAGAAACAAACCTAGAACCTCACCAATGTTCAGCACTGGCCTATCTGTTCCTGATGTCAGAGGAGGTCCTGGAGGAGTTTGACATGAAGACATACAGGACATCAGAGAAAGGTTATCAGAGGTTGCTGCCAATAGTGAATACCTGCAAGAGAGCAGT ACTGGGTGGCTGTAAACTCACATACGATTCCTATAAGATCCTGGCCTCAGCCCTGCTGACACCAAACTGCCACCTGAGAGAGTTGGATCTCAGCTATAGTCATCTGGACGAAGGAGCAGTTAAGCTGCTCTGTGATGATCAAACCAGTCCACTTTGCAACATACAGACACTTGT ACTGCCTGGCTGTAACCTTACATATAAATCCTGTGAGATGTTGGCCTCAGCTCTGCAGACACCAAAAAGCCACTTAAGAGAACTGGACCTCAGCTACAAtcacctgggagacagaggggTGAAGCTGCTCTGTGCAGGACCAGCTAGTCCACTctgcaacacacagacacttga TCTTGGTCATTGCGGTCTGACAGAGGGTTGTTGTTCAGATCTGGCCACAGTCTTGCATTCTCCCAACTCCCAACTGAAACAACTGGAGCTGAGAGACAATGATTTAAAGGACTCAGGCGTTAggctgctctctgctggactggaggatcctAACTGCAAACTGCACACACTCGG tCTAGGTCATTGTGGTCTGACAGAAGGTTGCTGTTCAGATCTGGTCTCTGTCCTGCGTTCACCCGACTCAAAACTGAAAAAACTGGAGCTGAGAGACAATGACTTAAAGGACTCAGGCGTtagactgctctctgctggactggaggatcctAACTGCAAACTACAGACACTGGG gcTGTCTGGCTGTCTAGTGAAGTTGGAAGGCTGTGCTGTTCTGGCTTTAGCTCTGAGGTCAAACCCCTCCCATCTGAAAGAACTGGACCTGAGTTACAATCATCCAGGAGACATAGGAGTAaagctgctctctgctggactggagaaTCCAGACTGGAAACTGGAGAACCTCAA TGGGGACCTTGGTGGAGAGTTCAGGTTGAAATCAGGGCTGAGAAaat ATgcctgtgatctcacactggacccaaacacaacacacagaaccctctctctgtctgagagaaacaggaaagtgacagaggggaaagagaagcagtatcctgatcacccagagagatttgacaCCAGGCCCCAGGTtctgtgtagagagggtctgtctggacgctgttactgggaggtggAGTGGACTGGGAGAGGTGCTGATATAGcagtgacatataaaggaatcaacaggaaACATGCGAGCAGTGACAGTCACCTTGGATACAACAACATGTCCTGGAGCCTGGAGTGTGATGCCAACAGTTACACTGCCAGACACGATAACGAGACCACTGCCATACCGGACCCCTCCTCCTCCCGATTCTCCTACTTGTACCCCtacatgttaatgtttttgtttttcttcttcactTCCTCATTTGtcatcattttgttctccaTGCCCATATGGATCTCCTTCTGGTTCTCCTCTTCCCGCTCCAAGAgggtaggagtgtatctggactggccggccggcactctgtccttctacagtgtctcCTCTGACAAACTGACCCACTTACACACATTCCACTctacattcactgagcccctttACCCAGGGTTTATGGTCAATGGCTCAGTATCACTGTGTGAGGTAGAATAG